A window of Amyelois transitella isolate CPQ chromosome 30, ilAmyTran1.1, whole genome shotgun sequence contains these coding sequences:
- the LOC106131002 gene encoding enhancer of rudimentary homolog: MSHTILLVQPGPRPETRTYSDYESVNDCMEGVCKIYEEHLKRRNPNTPTITYDISQLFDFVDQLADLSCLVYQKSTNTYAPYNKDWIKEKIYVLLRQAAGQSD; encoded by the exons ATG tctCACACAATTTTGCTGGTACAGCCTGGTCCAAGGCCTGAAACAAGGACATATTCGGATTACGAGAGCGTAAATGATTGCATGGAGGGCGTCTGCAAGATTTAtgaagaacatttaaaaaggAGAAACCCTAATACTCCTACTATAACCTATGATATTTCACAACTGTTTGATTTTGTTGATCAG ttggCTGACCTTAGTTGTTTAGTATACCAAAAATCAACAAACACATATGCGCCATACAATAAAGACTGGATTAAGGAGAAAATATATGTGTTACTACGCCAAGCGGCTGGGCAGAGCGACTAG